In Taeniopygia guttata chromosome Z, bTaeGut7.mat, whole genome shotgun sequence, one genomic interval encodes:
- the GCNT1 gene encoding beta-1,3-galactosyl-O-glycosyl-glycoprotein beta-1,6-N-acetylglucosaminyltransferase — protein MLKRKLRFCHNSRFRLFLGLTLILVIISVLKVNQKEDFLNRRHLELTKEDPISNVNCTKIIEGDIEEIQKVQLEALSVSFKKRPRLTTDDYINMTADCASFTKTRKYIMEPLSNEEAEFPIAYSIVVYHKIEMLDRLLRSIYAPQNFYCIHVDKKSPESFFAAVKGIVSCFDNVFISSQLESVVYASWSRVQADINCMKDLYRRSSNWKYLINLCGMDFPIKTNQEIVEKLKALKGENSLETEKMPVYKEVRWKKHHEIIDGKIKNTGIDKQLPPLSTPVFSGSAYFVVSRSFVEYVLENSKILKFIEWAKDTYSPDEYLWATIQRIPEVPGAFSSSDKYDVSDMNALARFVKWQYFEGDVSKGAPYPPCSGVHIRSVCVFGVGDLNWMLRNHHLFANKFDTDVDPFAVKCLEEYLRHKALYLQKN, from the coding sequence ATGCTGAAGAGGAAATTACGGTTTTGCCACAACTCGCGCTTCAGGCTTTTCTTGGGGCTAACTCTCATTTTAGtaataatttcagttttgaaagtTAACCAGAAAGAAGACTTCCTAAATCGGAGACATCTGGAGCTAACAAAAGAAGATCCTATTAGCAATGTTAACTGCACCAAGATTATTGAGGGGGATATAGAAGAAATACAAAAGGTACAGCTTGAGGCATTATCAGTGTCATTTAAGAAACGCCCCAGACTAACAACAGATGATTATATTAACATGACTGCAGACTGTGCCTCCTTCACCAAGACTAGGAAATACATTATGGAACCTCTCAGCAACGAAGAAGCAGAATTTCCAATTGCTTACTCAATTGTGGTTTATCACAAAATTGAGATGCTCGATAGACTTCTAAGATCAATCTATGCTCCGCAGAATTTTTATTGCATTCATGTAGACAAAAAGTCTCCAGAATCATTTTTTGCTGCTGTGAAGGGAATAGTCTCATGTTTTGATAATGTCTTTATTTCCAGCCAGTTAGAGAGTGTGGTATATGCTTCATGGAGCAGAGTGCAGGCAGACATTAACTGCATGAAAGATCTCTACAGAAGAAGTTCAAACTGGAAATACCTAATAAACCTATGTGGTATGGACTTTCCTATAAAGACCAACCAGGAAATAGTAGAGAAATTAAAAGCCCTTAAGGGTGAAAACAgcttggaaacagaaaaaatgccTGTTTATAAAGAAGTAAGGTGGAAAAAACACCATGAGATTATTGACGGTAAAATAAAGAACACAGGCATAGACAAACAACTACCACCTCTCAGTACTCCAGTTTTTTCTGGCAGTGCCTATTTTGTAGTTAGCAGGAGCTTTGTAGAATATGTActagaaaacagcaaaatactTAAGTTCATTGAGTGGGCAAAAGATACTTACAGCCCCGATGAGTACCTGTGGGCAACAATTCAGAGAATCCCTGAAGTTCCAGGTGCGTTTTCTTCCAGTGACAAGTATGATGTTTCTGACATGAATGCACTGGCCAGGTTTGTCAAATGGCAATACTTTGAAGGTGATGTGTCCAAAGGTGCACCCTACCCACCATGCAGTGGAGTTCACATTCGCTCTGTCTGTGTTTTTGGAGTAGGAGACTTGAACTGGATGCTACGAAACCACCACTTATTTGCTAATAAGTTCGACACTGATGTCGACCCTTTTGCAGTGAAATGCTTGGAAGAGTATTTGCGGCACAAAGCTCTGTATCTGCAAAAGAACTGA